A single region of the Novipirellula aureliae genome encodes:
- a CDS encoding HDOD domain-containing protein, translated as MTTTIDTTSLENVFHSDVLPALPHSAIALLQLSQRDDVGPAEFAKPIEADPGLMGQVLKFVNSSYFGFSREIMSVQQSLTLVGSRAITNFALWNAVFSVIPNPKFGPFDLKSLWQDSLRRAIFARKLGKRLRVDNAEDLFAGALLQDMAIPLLLKELPEKYQILVERRAFEGRRLSGLEQEMFGWDHADAAALLASRWSLPSEFVKLIQQHTQIEDLLGQGPAAYGSACVALASLLPSCCDQNWSEQAEFVNGFKQLSNSNDTELGGLFDEVDESTAEFAPLLKLPIPARSLFGYLED; from the coding sequence ATGACAACGACAATCGATACCACCTCTCTAGAAAACGTCTTTCATAGTGACGTCTTGCCCGCGCTGCCGCATAGTGCGATCGCGCTTTTGCAACTGTCACAGCGTGACGATGTGGGTCCTGCAGAATTTGCCAAACCGATTGAAGCGGACCCAGGATTGATGGGGCAAGTCTTAAAGTTCGTCAACTCGTCCTACTTCGGTTTCAGCCGCGAAATCATGAGTGTGCAGCAATCGTTGACGTTAGTTGGCAGCCGAGCGATCACCAATTTCGCTCTTTGGAACGCCGTGTTTAGTGTGATTCCCAATCCAAAATTCGGGCCTTTCGACTTGAAGTCGCTTTGGCAAGATTCGCTGCGACGAGCAATTTTTGCCCGTAAGTTGGGGAAAAGATTAAGAGTCGACAACGCAGAAGACTTGTTTGCAGGTGCCTTGTTGCAAGACATGGCCATTCCGCTGCTGCTCAAAGAGTTACCAGAGAAGTATCAGATTCTTGTTGAGCGTCGTGCCTTCGAAGGTCGCCGCCTGAGTGGACTCGAACAAGAAATGTTCGGCTGGGACCACGCTGATGCCGCTGCCCTATTGGCAAGTCGTTGGAGTTTGCCGAGTGAGTTTGTGAAACTGATTCAACAGCACACGCAAATCGAAGACCTGCTCGGTCAAGGCCCAGCCGCCTACGGCAGCGCCTGTGTCGCACTCGCTTCGCTGCTACCTTCCTGCTGCGATCAGAATTGGAGCGAGCAAGCGGAGTTCGTGAACGGCTTCAAACAGCTTTCCAATTCAAACGATACCGAGCTTGGAGGCCTATTCGATGAAGTTGATGAATCAACCGCCGAATTTGCACCGCTGCTAAAACTCCCCATTCCTGCTAGGTCGCTCTTCGGCTATTTGGAAGACTGA
- a CDS encoding dockerin type I domain-containing protein — translation MFDRLFSPAKPRVRKPAKCARNRRASFETLEIRRMLVAEGEVFELTRSVDALGLLGTVSAQVRWGDGTTSNAVVSTQPATGQLKVRFDYSLDTSGFFSGANSSRRALLQDAADAVLRSFNDDLKAIVPGGKKTWNAQFINPSTGQTTLNSDGTTNFAAARNLQVNANEIVVFVGARDLAGNERGRAGPGGFAFPTVTPSSQAELQQILAFRDDVQFRGETGASGNNPTDFGPWGGSIAFDNQGTDWYFGSDPNDIGSNQTDFVTVVMHEFLHVMGFGQAGINKSWDTFTSGSQFTGPKAKAAYNGSGNVPLEGAYHWGETILTQQNQATIMREELLRGKRQNPTDLDTAALDDIGWSRVNSRVTITAEHVYGDDGRYAAEIILKGSELGETVLSAATAVVTNVAPVLTVPANQSAVAGVPLSITDIGSISDKGFRQLNADPATTETFGYTINWGDGSNVHSGTATIDRHGNSSRTTLASLNGSHTYSTPGNYTVRVNVTDDNGGSDEETFRVTVVAPPKFELSLSKTSIVENANANAATLTIRRSGPALDTATVVNLSSSDTSEATLPSTVTIPANATSTTVAIDAVDDNLLDGSQTVSLRANAVGVDEGSVDLIVSDRETLRALLNLAKVREDATTGARLTLSRSNTNIDKSLTINVRGGNASELNFDAELVIPAQQQSVVVNLVPINDDDPEPTQTYTYTFTASGYVGDEAGIELIDDEPSFFQNQTEPLDVNGKEGVTALDALIVINQLTDRGGDTDLDPETETIYSNLYYDTNGDYKLTALDALLVINSLIETSPSKDSTAPEQLAATPIASIVDRTDDVKRRLIHEPFFAETQLF, via the coding sequence ATGTTTGATCGCCTTTTCTCGCCAGCAAAGCCTCGCGTCCGCAAACCCGCAAAATGCGCGAGAAATCGCCGTGCCTCTTTTGAGACGCTGGAGATCCGCCGTATGCTCGTCGCCGAGGGGGAGGTTTTTGAGCTGACCCGCAGCGTCGATGCGCTCGGTTTGCTCGGTACGGTATCGGCCCAGGTTCGTTGGGGAGACGGCACAACTTCCAATGCCGTCGTCAGCACACAACCCGCAACTGGACAATTGAAGGTTCGGTTCGATTATTCCCTTGACACCAGCGGCTTTTTCTCGGGTGCGAATTCATCGCGTCGTGCTTTGCTGCAAGACGCCGCGGACGCTGTCCTGCGGTCCTTTAATGATGATTTGAAAGCAATCGTACCGGGCGGCAAGAAAACATGGAACGCCCAATTTATCAATCCATCGACAGGGCAAACAACGCTCAATTCAGACGGCACAACCAATTTCGCTGCTGCCCGAAATTTGCAAGTCAATGCAAACGAGATCGTCGTCTTTGTTGGTGCCAGAGATTTGGCTGGTAACGAGCGTGGCCGGGCGGGGCCAGGTGGATTCGCGTTCCCCACCGTTACGCCAAGTTCACAAGCAGAACTGCAACAAATTTTGGCGTTTCGCGATGACGTTCAATTCCGCGGCGAAACGGGTGCGAGCGGGAATAACCCAACCGATTTCGGACCTTGGGGAGGGTCCATCGCTTTCGATAACCAAGGGACCGACTGGTATTTTGGAAGTGATCCAAATGATATTGGCTCCAATCAAACGGACTTCGTCACCGTGGTCATGCATGAATTCCTACACGTCATGGGTTTTGGGCAGGCAGGAATCAACAAGTCGTGGGATACCTTTACCTCCGGAAGTCAGTTTACGGGCCCGAAGGCAAAAGCCGCTTACAACGGTAGTGGCAACGTACCGCTCGAAGGGGCGTATCACTGGGGCGAAACGATTCTTACCCAACAAAACCAAGCAACGATCATGCGAGAGGAATTGCTTCGTGGCAAAAGACAAAATCCGACCGACCTCGATACCGCTGCCCTCGATGACATTGGCTGGTCCCGTGTCAATTCTCGTGTCACCATCACGGCGGAGCACGTCTATGGTGATGATGGTCGCTATGCAGCCGAAATCATCTTGAAAGGAAGCGAGCTGGGGGAAACCGTCCTCTCAGCAGCCACGGCGGTCGTTACCAATGTCGCACCTGTTTTGACGGTCCCCGCCAATCAGTCGGCCGTTGCCGGTGTACCGCTCAGCATCACGGACATCGGATCGATATCGGATAAAGGATTCCGACAATTGAACGCCGATCCTGCGACCACCGAAACGTTCGGTTATACGATCAATTGGGGCGATGGTAGCAATGTCCATTCCGGCACCGCAACCATCGACCGCCACGGGAATTCATCGCGAACAACGTTAGCGTCTTTGAATGGATCGCATACGTATTCAACACCAGGCAATTATACGGTTCGGGTAAACGTTACCGACGATAATGGCGGAAGCGACGAGGAAACGTTTCGGGTAACCGTGGTTGCCCCCCCTAAGTTCGAATTGTCCCTAAGCAAAACGTCAATCGTTGAAAACGCCAATGCAAATGCAGCGACTTTGACGATCCGTCGCTCGGGGCCAGCTCTTGATACCGCAACGGTGGTAAACCTTTCATCAAGCGATACCAGCGAAGCGACGCTGCCGTCAACGGTGACGATTCCTGCCAACGCAACATCGACCACGGTCGCGATCGATGCCGTCGACGACAACCTGCTCGACGGATCCCAAACGGTATCGCTGCGTGCAAACGCAGTGGGCGTCGACGAGGGATCGGTCGACTTGATCGTGAGCGACCGCGAAACACTCCGCGCCCTACTGAATCTCGCAAAGGTCCGTGAAGATGCGACGACAGGTGCAAGATTGACATTGTCCCGCAGCAACACGAACATCGACAAAAGTTTAACGATCAATGTTCGCGGCGGTAACGCATCGGAATTAAACTTCGATGCCGAACTCGTCATTCCCGCTCAGCAGCAAAGCGTGGTTGTGAATCTTGTTCCAATCAATGACGATGATCCTGAACCGACGCAAACGTATACCTACACGTTCACTGCCTCAGGTTATGTTGGTGACGAAGCGGGAATCGAATTGATCGATGATGAACCGAGTTTTTTCCAAAACCAAACCGAACCACTTGATGTGAATGGTAAAGAAGGGGTGACGGCACTCGATGCACTGATTGTCATCAACCAATTGACGGATCGTGGTGGTGATACAGATCTCGATCCTGAAACCGAAACGATTTATAGCAACCTGTACTACGATACAAACGGGGATTATAAGCTTACCGCACTCGATGCACTCCTCGTAATCAACTCGCTAATCGAAACGTCTCCATCAAAGGACAGCACCGCGCCGGAGCAACTGGCTGCGACGCCAATCGCTAGTATCGTCGACCGGACGGACGACGTGAAACGACGTCTCATCCATGAACCGTTTTTTGCCGAAACGCAACTCTTTTGA
- a CDS encoding cation diffusion facilitator family transporter yields the protein MNHCHHTNHDHAGHSHGLTRSDEVAAIPDSRLLWAVVLNQILTVAQVIAGIVSGSTALLSDAAHNFSDANALLIAYAARRISRRKANADYTFGYRQAEMIGALINLTLLGTIGIYLVYEAIHRLVDPKEIIGWLMAATSALALVIDLGTAILLWAMSRGSLNVRAAFVHNLVDAFGSLAVLVAAGAVIWLDWTWVDPAITLLIAAYILYQVYTLMPQAIRALMQAAPSDLDMDGLIENVNAIKGVDGIHHVHVWQLDEQNAALEAHVVIAADQAIELESIKGCIKKMLAERHDIDHSTLEFELEGSAAHCCLETRTIVTH from the coding sequence ATGAATCATTGTCATCACACGAATCACGATCATGCCGGTCATTCACACGGATTAACCCGCAGTGACGAGGTAGCAGCAATTCCCGATTCAAGGCTCTTATGGGCAGTCGTACTGAATCAAATTTTGACCGTTGCTCAAGTGATCGCGGGTATTGTCTCGGGCAGTACGGCATTGCTTTCCGATGCCGCTCATAACTTTAGCGATGCCAACGCGCTACTGATCGCCTACGCAGCCCGACGCATCTCTCGAAGAAAAGCAAACGCGGATTACACCTTTGGCTATCGCCAGGCAGAGATGATCGGCGCATTGATTAACCTTACGTTGCTTGGGACCATCGGGATCTACCTTGTATACGAAGCGATCCACCGCCTCGTTGATCCAAAGGAAATCATCGGATGGTTGATGGCTGCCACTTCGGCATTGGCGTTGGTCATAGACCTTGGTACGGCGATACTCTTGTGGGCGATGAGTCGTGGGTCGCTGAACGTGCGTGCTGCGTTCGTTCACAACCTCGTCGATGCTTTCGGTTCGCTTGCCGTTTTGGTCGCCGCAGGTGCAGTTATCTGGTTGGATTGGACTTGGGTCGATCCAGCAATCACGTTGCTGATTGCGGCTTACATCCTGTACCAAGTCTACACGTTGATGCCCCAGGCCATACGCGCCCTGATGCAAGCCGCCCCGTCTGATTTAGACATGGACGGTCTGATCGAGAATGTCAATGCGATCAAAGGCGTTGACGGTATTCATCATGTTCACGTCTGGCAACTCGACGAACAAAACGCTGCACTTGAAGCGCATGTCGTCATCGCTGCGGACCAAGCAATCGAGTTAGAGTCGATCAAGGGTTGTATTAAAAAGATGCTCGCTGAACGACACGACATTGACCATTCGACGCTTGAGTTTGAATTGGAGGGCTCGGCGGCACACTGCTGCCTCGAGACCAGAACCATTGTCACTCATTGA